The Vibrio astriarenae genome contains a region encoding:
- a CDS encoding BCCT family transporter, translating into MTKGIDKYSIDSTDYTVGQDNVQKWGFDVHNPVFGVSAGFIILFLIAAMVMDAGDAKAALDGIKWQIIGTFDWLFIWSGNIFVLFCLALIVTPYGKIRLGGQDATADYSFFSWLAMLFAAGMGIGLMFWSVAEPVAYFTGWYETPLAVEPNTPEAAKAALGATMYHWGLHPWAIYGVVALSLAFFTYNKGLPLSIRSIFYPILGDRAWGWPGHVVDILAVLATLFGLATSLGLGAKQAASGIQHVFGFEAGLGLQVVVIAVVTLLAVVSVLRGIDGGVKVISNINMIVAFLLLFLVAAIGFAVSMGSLPTTLMGYVESFIPLSNPHGREDELWMHGWTVFYWAWWISWSPFVGMFIARVSRGRTVREFMIAVLIVPTTVTLIWMSVFGGMAIDQVINNVGQLGSKGLTDVSLAMFEMFDVLPMSTLLSIIAVILVMVFFITSSDSGSLVIDSITAGGKVDAPVLQRCFWAFMEGAIAAALLWVGGTQAVEALQAGAISTALPFTFVLLAMCVSLLMGMNTEKEYR; encoded by the coding sequence ATGACTAAAGGTATAGATAAATATAGTATCGACAGTACCGACTATACGGTCGGTCAAGATAACGTTCAGAAGTGGGGTTTTGATGTCCATAATCCTGTTTTTGGCGTAAGTGCTGGCTTTATCATTCTGTTTCTTATTGCTGCGATGGTGATGGATGCGGGTGACGCGAAGGCAGCCTTAGATGGTATTAAGTGGCAGATCATCGGCACGTTCGACTGGCTGTTCATCTGGTCGGGTAACATTTTTGTTCTGTTTTGTTTGGCTTTGATTGTTACCCCTTACGGTAAGATCCGTTTAGGTGGTCAAGATGCAACGGCAGACTATAGCTTTTTCTCATGGCTAGCGATGCTGTTTGCCGCGGGCATGGGTATCGGCTTGATGTTTTGGAGTGTGGCGGAGCCGGTTGCTTACTTTACTGGTTGGTATGAAACTCCGTTAGCGGTAGAGCCAAATACGCCAGAGGCTGCTAAGGCGGCATTGGGTGCAACCATGTATCACTGGGGCCTTCACCCTTGGGCTATCTATGGTGTAGTGGCACTATCCCTTGCGTTCTTCACGTACAACAAAGGTTTGCCTTTGTCGATCCGTTCGATTTTCTATCCAATTTTAGGTGATCGCGCTTGGGGTTGGCCGGGTCACGTGGTGGATATTTTAGCGGTATTGGCGACCTTGTTTGGTCTAGCAACTTCATTGGGATTAGGAGCAAAACAAGCGGCAAGTGGTATTCAACATGTGTTTGGTTTTGAAGCAGGGCTCGGGCTACAAGTTGTCGTAATTGCGGTGGTTACTTTGCTTGCCGTTGTTTCAGTACTGCGTGGTATTGATGGTGGTGTGAAGGTCATCAGTAACATCAATATGATAGTTGCGTTTCTGCTTCTGTTCTTGGTTGCAGCGATTGGATTTGCTGTGTCGATGGGGTCACTGCCAACAACATTGATGGGTTACGTGGAGAGTTTCATTCCGTTGAGTAACCCGCATGGTCGTGAAGATGAGTTGTGGATGCACGGTTGGACTGTATTTTACTGGGCTTGGTGGATTTCATGGTCGCCATTCGTTGGTATGTTTATCGCTCGTGTTTCGCGAGGCAGAACAGTTCGCGAGTTTATGATAGCGGTATTAATTGTGCCGACGACAGTAACATTAATCTGGATGTCCGTATTTGGCGGTATGGCGATCGATCAAGTAATCAATAACGTTGGCCAACTTGGCTCTAAAGGCCTAACGGACGTTTCGCTGGCGATGTTCGAAATGTTTGATGTCCTGCCTATGAGTACGCTGCTATCCATTATTGCGGTTATTTTGGTGATGGTGTTCTTTATTACCTCATCTGACTCAGGCTCGCTTGTTATCGACAGTATTACGGCTGGTGGTAAGGTAGATGCGCCTGTTTTGCAACGTTGTTTCTGGGCGTTTATGGAAGGTGCGATTGCTGCAGCGCTACTTTGGGTCGGTGGCACCCAAGCAGTCGAAGCACTGCAAGCTGGCGCTATTTCAACAGCGTTGCCATTCACTTTCGTTCTGTTGGCGATGTGTGTGAGCTTGCTGATGGGTATGAATACAGAGAAAGAGTATCGTTAA
- a CDS encoding bifunctional NUDIX hydrolase/phosphatase PAP2 family protein, with product MIRLLWIALVCAVFPPTAAQAQEDKLPAGVRGSLCIVHADNKLVMVEEIFSRKLSLPGGTISNGEDPRLTAQRETWEEAGLVVEPVRKLGFTDTAVVYECVPQSKVVAFTSSEALKGKSMPAWFAPHFGIEVRYVMAVETPLVNPDEYRYPEQWPAIIQWVHETQSYPIEYVDNLIDHSNSWQRVEFLILSALQTLSEKYTLLKAFLGGIVVLSNLILSPVALGFSLIIAGWKGGVQLTQKLLFIQLITVLMAVVAKFGFALPAPGQFLGLISEQNIGLSFPSVRAALLFATATFLLYLVSVNRVTLYLSMAAMTLACLGMFLQYQVFITDIVFGALLGSLITRHFFKLAVQQNTQLAKITQTKTAWCVLTLCASVFASKWYATSLLQVAAVSAMVLLLMLVFRNRPLAKAKINPVLSLFAIVVGYFLSEYLHQRVSSHALLALMVEIAFMPLILTLIYIPSLIALKVKNRSA from the coding sequence TTGATTCGATTGCTATGGATAGCGTTGGTTTGTGCCGTTTTTCCGCCAACGGCTGCTCAAGCTCAGGAAGATAAGCTCCCTGCCGGTGTTCGAGGTTCGTTGTGTATTGTTCACGCTGACAACAAGCTTGTGATGGTTGAAGAGATTTTCAGTCGAAAACTCTCTCTTCCGGGTGGTACCATATCAAACGGAGAAGACCCACGGCTAACAGCTCAGCGGGAAACATGGGAAGAAGCTGGGCTGGTTGTTGAACCGGTAAGAAAACTTGGGTTTACCGATACTGCGGTTGTTTATGAGTGTGTGCCGCAATCTAAAGTGGTAGCTTTTACAAGCAGTGAAGCGCTAAAAGGGAAATCGATGCCAGCGTGGTTTGCTCCTCATTTTGGTATCGAGGTACGGTATGTCATGGCTGTGGAAACTCCGTTGGTTAACCCTGATGAGTACCGTTATCCAGAACAGTGGCCCGCCATTATTCAATGGGTTCATGAAACCCAATCTTATCCTATCGAATATGTTGATAACCTTATTGATCACAGCAACTCATGGCAAAGGGTTGAGTTTCTTATACTAAGCGCCTTACAAACACTGAGTGAGAAGTATACGTTACTCAAAGCATTCTTGGGTGGAATAGTGGTACTGAGTAACCTTATTTTGTCACCCGTAGCTCTAGGTTTCAGCTTGATTATCGCGGGTTGGAAAGGTGGGGTGCAACTCACTCAAAAGCTGTTGTTCATACAACTCATTACTGTTTTGATGGCGGTGGTGGCAAAGTTTGGCTTTGCTTTGCCAGCCCCTGGTCAATTTCTTGGCCTAATATCTGAGCAAAACATTGGCTTGAGTTTCCCTTCGGTTCGGGCAGCATTACTCTTCGCTACCGCGACATTCTTGCTCTATTTGGTCTCTGTTAATCGAGTCACTCTTTACCTAAGCATGGCTGCAATGACATTAGCCTGTCTTGGTATGTTCTTACAATATCAAGTCTTCATTACTGATATTGTGTTTGGTGCTCTTTTGGGTAGCTTAATTACAAGACACTTCTTTAAATTAGCGGTACAGCAAAACACTCAGCTTGCGAAAATAACACAAACCAAAACGGCATGGTGTGTGTTAACTCTGTGCGCATCGGTCTTTGCTTCTAAGTGGTATGCGACGTCACTGCTGCAGGTAGCAGCGGTATCGGCGATGGTATTACTGCTTATGTTGGTATTTCGCAATCGCCCATTAGCAAAGGCGAAGATCAACCCTGTTTTGAGTCTATTTGCTATCGTTGTCGGTTACTTCTTATCAGAATACCTCCACCAACGTGTGTCATCACATGCTTTGCTGGCATTAATGGTTGAAATTGCCTTCATGCCGTTAATTTTGACATTAATCTATATTCCATCGCTTATTGCCTTGAAAGTAAAAAATAGATCGGCTTAA
- a CDS encoding ATP-binding cassette domain-containing protein, which yields MEICLNNVQIKSDTATLIIDQWKVNDSESWALFCCDSSPLSSLIDVLTDANHDLDVDGDVFCSRDIKQVSLREQQLLLEEEIANDDTDYLDRVDHGRTVQHLVMESSVDTTRYEQLINELDLTSLTGVGFRALSTGESRRVLIAKALASQPSGLILVDPFAGLDQEHRASLKDYLHTQHASIPIICCFSRFEDIPDWVDKIALFGNNTIQDIFSADEWQTNDVVQNLINQSQRQTEQIQQALAKHRHKPDSNSTLFKIVDGHVAYSDKTIFTGLNWQIDTHQHWQVKGPNGCGKSTLLGLIFGDHPQCYSNDIHIFGYQRGSGETIWEIKQQIGMVSSSLHLQYRVSCSTLQAVISGYYDSIGLYSQPTKEQIKSANEWLDILHLSEHSNTPFRQLDYAQQRLVLLARALIKQPKLLILDEPYQGLDYLGRTLFMNAVQYLVKNSLCQVLYVSHYDEDKIEGINNILSFSFNETLKCYQATISQFDD from the coding sequence ATGGAAATTTGTCTCAACAACGTCCAAATCAAATCTGATACTGCAACACTCATCATTGACCAATGGAAAGTAAACGACAGTGAAAGCTGGGCTCTTTTCTGCTGTGACAGTTCCCCACTCTCCTCTCTCATTGATGTCCTTACCGATGCAAACCATGACCTAGATGTTGATGGCGATGTGTTCTGTTCCCGAGACATAAAACAAGTCTCTCTTCGCGAACAGCAACTCTTGCTTGAGGAGGAAATCGCTAATGATGACACCGACTATCTTGATAGAGTTGACCACGGGCGCACCGTCCAGCACCTGGTGATGGAAAGTAGTGTTGATACCACCCGATATGAACAACTGATTAATGAACTCGACCTCACATCATTAACTGGTGTTGGATTTAGAGCTCTATCTACAGGGGAAAGCAGACGAGTTCTAATAGCAAAAGCGTTAGCTTCACAGCCCAGTGGCTTAATCTTAGTCGACCCCTTCGCCGGACTAGATCAAGAACATCGCGCCAGTCTAAAGGATTATTTGCACACTCAACATGCATCAATCCCCATCATTTGCTGCTTTTCTCGCTTTGAAGATATTCCAGACTGGGTCGACAAAATAGCACTGTTTGGTAATAACACGATACAGGACATATTCTCTGCTGATGAATGGCAGACTAATGACGTCGTCCAGAATTTGATCAATCAATCTCAGCGTCAAACCGAGCAAATTCAACAGGCACTTGCCAAGCATCGTCACAAGCCCGATTCAAACAGCACTCTATTCAAAATAGTCGATGGCCATGTTGCCTATTCAGACAAAACGATTTTCACTGGATTAAATTGGCAAATCGACACACACCAGCATTGGCAAGTCAAAGGCCCTAATGGTTGTGGAAAGAGCACATTGCTTGGCCTAATTTTTGGTGACCACCCGCAATGCTACAGCAACGACATCCATATTTTTGGCTATCAACGTGGAAGTGGAGAAACTATTTGGGAAATTAAGCAGCAAATTGGCATGGTATCTTCATCTTTGCATTTGCAATATCGTGTTAGTTGCTCAACGTTACAAGCCGTGATATCTGGGTATTATGATTCTATCGGGCTTTATTCACAGCCGACTAAAGAGCAAATCAAGTCAGCAAATGAATGGTTAGATATTCTCCACTTAAGTGAGCATAGTAATACACCGTTTAGGCAGCTTGATTATGCTCAACAGCGCTTGGTTTTGTTAGCGCGAGCACTCATCAAACAACCCAAGCTTCTGATTTTGGACGAACCCTATCAAGGCCTCGACTACCTTGGTAGAACACTCTTTATGAATGCCGTTCAGTACTTAGTCAAGAACAGTCTCTGCCAAGTCCTTTACGTCTCTCATTACGATGAGGATAAAATAGAGGGTATTAACAATATTCTTAGCTTTAGTTTCAATGAAACACTAAAATGCTACCAAGCGACAATCAGTCAATTCGATGACTAA
- the queE gene encoding 7-carboxy-7-deazaguanine synthase QueE: MYKLNEIFETIQGEGSFTGVPSVFIRLQECPVGCAWCDTKQTWLAEPQHETNFGEIIAKQQDSETWCKASAEELVAIYRQQGFNAKHIVITGGEPCIYDLVPLASAFEAMGCQCQIETSGTSEIRTTDATYVTVSPKIAMKGKLPVLESALRRANEIKHPVGTSKDIEQLDELISDVELRSDVIIALQPISQKARATELCIDTCIERNWRLSIQTHKYLSIA, from the coding sequence TTGTACAAGCTCAACGAAATCTTCGAAACGATTCAGGGGGAAGGCAGCTTTACCGGTGTGCCTTCTGTCTTTATTCGACTGCAAGAGTGTCCTGTTGGGTGTGCTTGGTGTGACACTAAGCAGACTTGGTTGGCAGAACCGCAACACGAAACAAACTTTGGCGAAATCATCGCAAAGCAGCAGGACTCAGAAACGTGGTGTAAGGCCAGCGCGGAAGAGTTGGTCGCTATCTATCGCCAGCAGGGCTTTAATGCAAAGCACATTGTGATCACTGGCGGTGAACCTTGTATCTATGATCTTGTTCCACTGGCATCAGCTTTTGAAGCGATGGGTTGTCAATGCCAGATTGAGACGAGCGGAACTAGTGAGATCCGAACCACAGATGCCACCTACGTGACAGTGTCACCCAAGATCGCTATGAAGGGCAAGCTGCCCGTCCTAGAGTCTGCTCTGCGTCGTGCCAACGAGATCAAACACCCAGTTGGAACGAGCAAAGATATTGAACAGCTGGATGAGTTGATTAGTGATGTAGAGCTTCGTTCTGATGTGATCATCGCACTACAACCGATTAGTCAAAAAGCAAGAGCAACAGAGCTCTGTATTGATACGTGTATTGAAAGAAACTGGCGACTCTCCATTCAGACACACAAATACTTAAGCATTGCATAG
- the metA gene encoding homoserine O-acetyltransferase MetA, which produces MPIKIPDQLPASDVLRNENIFVMPETRASTQEIRPLKVLILNLMPKKIETETQFLRLLSNSPLQVDVELLRIDNRPSKNTPEEHLDTFYRQFEMVKDRNFDGLIITGAPLGLVQFEDVLYWEHLQTIMNWAKQHVTSTLYVCWAAQAGLKLLYDLPKRTRKEKLSGVYHHEIHHPFHPILRGFDDTFLAPHSRYADFSPQYLEEHTDLDILATSDVAGVYLAATKDKRNVFVTGHPEYDALTLHNEYTRDLGEGMEPAIPVNYYPNNCPDNKPNASWRSHGHLLFSNWLNYCVYQQTPYDLDQFSEANFTKDD; this is translated from the coding sequence GTGCCAATCAAGATACCTGACCAATTACCTGCCTCCGATGTACTGCGCAACGAAAACATTTTCGTTATGCCAGAGACGCGTGCCTCCACTCAGGAAATTCGTCCTCTCAAAGTTCTCATTTTAAACTTGATGCCCAAGAAGATTGAAACCGAGACGCAATTCTTAAGACTTTTATCCAACAGCCCACTTCAGGTGGATGTCGAACTACTGCGTATCGATAATAGACCGAGTAAGAATACCCCTGAAGAGCACTTGGATACCTTCTATCGCCAGTTTGAAATGGTAAAAGATCGTAATTTCGATGGTTTGATCATCACTGGTGCACCTCTAGGCCTTGTCCAATTTGAAGATGTGCTTTACTGGGAACACCTCCAAACCATCATGAACTGGGCAAAGCAACATGTCACATCTACGCTCTATGTTTGTTGGGCTGCTCAAGCTGGTCTTAAACTGCTTTACGATTTACCAAAACGAACGCGTAAAGAAAAGCTATCGGGTGTCTACCATCATGAAATTCACCACCCTTTCCATCCGATTTTGCGTGGTTTCGATGATACGTTCCTAGCACCACATTCACGTTATGCTGATTTCTCGCCGCAATATCTCGAAGAGCATACGGACTTAGACATCCTCGCGACCTCTGATGTTGCTGGCGTCTATTTGGCTGCTACCAAGGACAAACGAAATGTCTTTGTCACTGGTCACCCAGAGTACGATGCATTGACACTACACAATGAATACACCCGTGACCTCGGTGAAGGTATGGAGCCTGCGATTCCAGTTAACTACTATCCGAATAACTGCCCAGACAATAAGCCAAATGCAAGTTGGCGTAGCCACGGTCATTTGCTCTTCTCCAACTGGCTCAATTATTGTGTATATCAACAAACACCGTATGATCTTGACCAGTTTAGTGAAGCAAACTTCACAAAAGACGATTAA
- a CDS encoding Cof-type HAD-IIB family hydrolase: MQKPDIRFVASDMDGTLLDQYGRLHPETFNIIQQLSQKGILFSAASGRQYHSLQDTFAPVKDEILYIAENGTLVMYQDKELYSCTMPKHEIVDIVHAARSIKGAYIVLCGKRSAYIETQAPKALDEIQKYYHQCEYVTDLLDVEDDFIKVAICHFDGTEEWVNPVMSEKFSSSHQVVVSAKIWLDVMNAEASKGAAITHLHNTMNFGREQSMAFGDYLNDLEMLQVCDYSYAMENAHNKVKQVAKYTAPSNTESGVITTIKSLLL; this comes from the coding sequence ATGCAAAAGCCTGATATTAGATTCGTGGCGTCAGATATGGACGGCACGCTCCTAGACCAGTACGGTCGTCTTCACCCTGAAACCTTCAATATCATTCAGCAACTTTCTCAAAAGGGTATCCTCTTCTCTGCAGCTTCAGGTCGTCAATATCACAGCCTGCAAGACACCTTTGCGCCAGTCAAAGACGAGATACTTTATATCGCTGAGAATGGTACGCTTGTGATGTATCAAGATAAGGAACTCTATAGTTGCACCATGCCTAAGCATGAAATTGTCGATATCGTTCATGCAGCGAGAAGTATCAAAGGCGCATACATTGTTCTTTGCGGCAAACGCTCCGCCTACATTGAGACGCAAGCACCTAAGGCACTAGACGAGATACAGAAGTATTATCACCAATGTGAGTATGTGACTGACCTATTAGACGTCGAGGACGACTTTATCAAAGTCGCTATTTGTCATTTCGACGGCACGGAAGAGTGGGTAAACCCAGTGATGTCTGAGAAATTCTCGAGCTCTCACCAAGTGGTTGTCAGTGCAAAGATTTGGCTGGATGTAATGAATGCCGAAGCGTCAAAAGGGGCTGCCATCACGCACTTACACAACACCATGAACTTTGGTCGGGAGCAATCAATGGCATTTGGGGATTACCTCAATGATCTCGAGATGCTGCAAGTTTGCGATTATTCTTATGCAATGGAGAACGCACACAACAAAGTGAAACAAGTCGCAAAATATACCGCGCCCAGTAATACCGAGTCAGGCGTAATTACGACCATTAAGTCACTGCTTCTTTAA
- a CDS encoding DUF2750 domain-containing protein: MTKLTDNIEANLDLFISETKETAKVWGLRNEDGWLAVDSTEFENSEVMPFWSNEADAKLHNVEEWADFEVLEIPLDIFVEDWLITLDEDGVLVGPNWNDKLEGKEVEPADMAKKYL, from the coding sequence ATGACAAAACTGACTGACAATATCGAAGCTAATCTAGACCTTTTCATCAGCGAAACAAAAGAGACCGCAAAAGTTTGGGGCTTACGCAATGAAGATGGTTGGCTTGCAGTAGATTCAACAGAATTTGAAAACTCAGAGGTGATGCCGTTTTGGTCTAACGAAGCAGATGCAAAACTTCATAACGTAGAAGAATGGGCCGATTTTGAAGTTCTAGAAATTCCACTGGATATCTTTGTTGAAGATTGGCTAATTACCCTTGACGAAGATGGCGTTCTCGTTGGTCCAAACTGGAATGACAAGCTAGAAGGTAAAGAAGTTGAGCCAGCAGATATGGCGAAAAAATACCTGTAA
- a CDS encoding GNAT family N-acetyltransferase, with product MSEQSNFIIRSARFDDLEELNEMMYDLHDEHHQIAPELFKPAEHIEKSIAHYLEHPECLVYVAMCDDHVVGFVSGYFGQYQSPVSQPVLMGSADELYVDVQHRKGGIAQALMKRIECEFRDYGAKFMFVEVWDKNQAAVSFYRQFGFENHIHCLVKPLTEKN from the coding sequence ATGTCAGAACAAAGTAACTTCATCATTCGATCCGCTCGCTTTGATGATTTAGAAGAACTCAATGAAATGATGTATGACCTACATGATGAACATCATCAAATCGCACCGGAACTATTTAAGCCAGCGGAGCATATAGAGAAGTCAATTGCTCACTACCTTGAGCATCCCGAGTGTTTGGTATATGTCGCTATGTGCGATGACCATGTTGTGGGTTTTGTGTCCGGCTACTTTGGCCAGTATCAATCTCCCGTAAGCCAACCTGTGTTAATGGGAAGCGCCGATGAGTTGTATGTCGATGTCCAACACAGAAAAGGGGGTATTGCCCAAGCCTTAATGAAGCGTATTGAGTGCGAGTTTCGTGACTATGGTGCTAAATTTATGTTTGTGGAAGTGTGGGACAAAAATCAGGCTGCGGTAAGCTTTTATCGCCAATTTGGATTTGAAAACCATATCCATTGTTTGGTGAAACCATTGACCGAAAAAAATTAA
- a CDS encoding ATP-binding protein, protein MYQQDRAALILIRGLPGAGKSTLAQHLSLELGCQHFEADMFFIDEQGRYTFDVNQLLDAHGWCQRVTRDALSRGECVIVSNTFVQKWEIEPYVKMAKQCGKKIEIIEVNGGFNSIHDVPETTIMAMERKWYSIPKRWKHFVKHTFYTHEQTDVRTK, encoded by the coding sequence ATGTATCAACAAGATAGAGCCGCACTAATATTAATTCGGGGTTTACCCGGTGCTGGAAAATCAACCTTGGCCCAACATTTATCACTAGAGCTTGGGTGTCAGCACTTTGAAGCGGATATGTTTTTCATCGATGAGCAGGGAAGATATACGTTCGACGTCAATCAGCTATTGGATGCTCACGGCTGGTGTCAACGAGTGACACGAGATGCCCTGAGTCGCGGAGAGTGCGTGATTGTTTCGAACACTTTCGTTCAAAAATGGGAAATTGAACCGTACGTAAAAATGGCAAAACAGTGTGGTAAGAAGATTGAAATTATCGAGGTAAATGGCGGCTTTAACTCTATCCATGATGTGCCAGAGACAACGATCATGGCAATGGAGCGGAAGTGGTATTCCATCCCAAAGCGTTGGAAACATTTCGTCAAACACACTTTCTATACTCATGAGCAAACCGATGTCAGAACAAAGTAA
- the queC gene encoding 7-cyano-7-deazaguanine synthase QueC: MKKAVVVFSGGQDSTTCLVQALKQYDEVHAITFDYGQRHKLEIEVAQKLATSLGVKAHKVMDVGLLNELAISSLTRDDIPVSHELQENGLPNSFVPGRNILFLTLAGIYAYQIGAQAVITGVCETDFSGYPDCRDEFVKSMNDALVKGMDRQLEIVTPLMWLNKAETWALADKYDALQLVREQTLTCYNGVIGDGCGDCPSCHLRSEGLHSYLDNKSTVMEELDAKL, translated from the coding sequence ATGAAAAAAGCCGTTGTCGTTTTTAGTGGTGGACAAGATTCTACGACTTGCTTAGTACAAGCCCTCAAACAGTATGATGAAGTACACGCGATTACGTTTGATTACGGTCAACGTCATAAGTTAGAAATTGAAGTGGCTCAAAAACTTGCGACTTCATTGGGTGTTAAAGCTCATAAGGTGATGGATGTAGGCCTGTTAAATGAGTTAGCAATCAGCTCACTCACACGCGATGACATTCCAGTGTCTCACGAGCTGCAAGAGAATGGCTTGCCAAACTCTTTTGTTCCTGGGCGCAATATCCTATTCCTTACGTTAGCGGGCATCTACGCCTATCAGATTGGCGCACAAGCGGTTATCACCGGTGTGTGTGAGACTGACTTTTCCGGCTACCCTGACTGCCGTGACGAGTTCGTCAAATCGATGAATGATGCGCTTGTTAAGGGTATGGACCGTCAACTGGAGATTGTTACTCCTTTAATGTGGCTTAATAAAGCAGAAACATGGGCTCTTGCTGATAAGTACGATGCATTGCAATTGGTTCGAGAGCAGACATTGACTTGTTACAACGGTGTCATTGGTGATGGTTGTGGTGATTGCCCGTCATGTCATTTACGTTCAGAGGGCTTACATAGCTACCTAGACAACAAATCGACAGTGATGGAAGAGTTAGACGCTAAGCTCTAA